A single window of Solanum dulcamara chromosome 5, daSolDulc1.2, whole genome shotgun sequence DNA harbors:
- the LOC129888822 gene encoding protein TRI1-like: MASSSRVFGNYCRTLMAAAKTSAAKTPPSTATATATATETGKGRYKGILKPLPISPALQKFVGTSEISRTGAVKKIWDYIKTNNLQNPANKKEINCDDKLKTIFAGKDKVGFLEIAKLISSHFQKAS; encoded by the exons ATGGCATCATCTTCTAGGGTTTTCGGAAACTATTGCCGAACTCTAATGGCTGCTGCTAAGACCTCCGCCGCAAAGACACCTCCGTCCACCGCAACCGCAACCGCAACCGCAACGGAGACTGGAAAAGGTCGTTATAAAGGCATACTGAAGCCGCTACCGATTTCACCTGCTTTACAAAAATTTGTCGGTACTTCTGAAATCTCACGTACTGGTGCTGTTAAGAAAATCTGGGATTACATCAAAACCAATAATCTTCAG AACCCTGCAAACAAGAAGGAGATAAATTGTGATGACAAGTTGAAGACGATATTTGCTGGCAAGGACAAGGTTGGGTTTCTAGAGATTGCAAAGCTGATATCCAGTCATTTTCAAAAGgcttcttaa
- the LOC129888821 gene encoding ABC transporter G family member 14-like gives MHLHCVAPKPENGGTELMEASTKSSKQYDMSCLVLPVQNKSQQSFSQRAMYPITLKFEEIVYKISQETKGMYCGGSSSTKEKTILNGVTGSVSPGEMLAMLGPSGSGKTTLLTALGGRLSGKLSGKITYNSQPFSGSIKRRTGFVTQDDVLYPHLTVIETFLFTALLRLPQNLSRDEKVRQVEHVIAELGLNKCRNSMIGGPLFRGISGGEKKRVSIGQEMLINPSLLLLDEPTSGLDSTTALMILNTVKQLASSGHTVITTIHQPSSRLYYMFDKVVLLSEGCPIYYGPASTALEYFSSIGFSISLTINPADLLLDLANGIGPDTKNAIEQGDSTEQEKKLVREAIISAYEKNISTRLKAEVCSLDNSNYSCTKDVSTRNGVKLEQWCTSWMHQFKVLLMRGLRERRYETFNKLRIFQVISVAFLAGLLWWHTPTSHIEDRIAMLFFFTVFWGFYPLYNAVFTFPQERRMLIKERSSGMYRLSSYFLAKTVGDLPLELALPTAFTFILYWMGGLKPNPTTFILSLLVVLYNVLVSQSLGLAFGALLMDVKQATTLASVTTLVFLIAGGYYIQQIPPFILWLKYLSYSYYSYKLLLGVQYNDNDYYECSKGVYCQVANLPAIESVGLNNTWIDVSVMAVMLIGYRVVAYLALTRVR, from the exons ATGCACCTTCATTGTGTAGCACCAAAACCAGAAAATGGTGGCACAGAATTGATGGAAGCTTCGACGAAATCGTCGAAGCAATATGACATGTCCTGTCTGGTTTTGCCTGTCCAGAACAAGTCACAACAGTCTTTTTCACAAAGGGCCATGTACCCTATAACTTTGAAG TTTGAAGAGATTGTTTACAAGATTAGTCAAGAAACCAAAGGAATGTATTGTGGAGGATCATCAAGTACAAAAGAAAAGACTATACTAAATGGAGTAACAGGTAGTGTAAGTCCAGGAGAGATGCTAGCAATGTTAGGTCCATCAGGTAGTGGCAAAACTACCCTCCTAACAGCACTAGGAGGGCGTCTTTCGGGCAAATTATCTGGTAAAATTACATACAACAGCCAGCCATTCTCAGGTTCAATCAAACGTAGAACCGGATTCGTGACACAAGATGATGTCCTATATCCTCATCTTACAGTAATAGAAACATTTCTATTCACAGCTCTGTTGAGGCTTCCACAAAATCTCAGTAGGGACGAAAAAGTAAGACAAGTAGAGCATGTTATTGCAGAACTTGGATTAAACAAATGTAGAAACAGTATGATTGGAGGTCCATTGTTTAGAGGGATATCAggtggagaaaaaaaaagagttagtATAGGTCAAGAAATGCTAATCAACCCGAGTTTACTACTTCTTGATGAGCCAACTTCAGGATTGGATTCAACAACAGCACTCATGATCCTTAACACAGTTAAACAACTAGCAAGTAGTGGTCATACTGTGATCACAACGATCCATCAACCGTCTAGTAGACTTTATTATATGTTTGATAAGGTTGTGTTGCTCTCTGAGGGATGTCCTATCTACTATGGCCCTGCATCAACTGCCTTGGAATACTTCTCCTCTATTGGTTTTTCCATATCCCTCACTATCAATCCAGCTGATCTCTTGCTCGATCTCGCCAATG GAATTGGACCGGATACCAAGAATGCCATCGAGCAAGGTGATAGTACAGAACAGGAAAAGAAGTTGGTGAGAGAAGCTATCATCTCCGCGTATGAAAAGAACATTTCGACAAGGTTGAAAGCTGAAGTATGCAGTTTAGATAACAGTAACTACAGTTGCACAAAGGATGTTTCGACAA GAAATGGTGTGAAATTAGAGCAATGGTGCACAAGTTGGATGCATCAATTCAAAGTACTACTTATGAGAGGGTTAAGGGAACGAAGATACGAGACATTCAACAAGCTTAGGATCTTCCAAGTTATAAGTGTAGCATTTCTTGCAGGACTATTATGGTGGCATACTCCAACATCCCACATTGAAGATCGA ATTGCAATGTTGTTCTTTTTCACGGTATTTTGGGGCTTCTATCCACTCTACAATGCAGTTTTCACATTTCCACAAGAAAGAAGAATGCTCATCAAAGAGAGATCATCAGGAATGTATCGTCTCTCATCGTACTTTCTAGCCAAAACTGTGGGAGATTTGCCTTTAGAACTAGCATTACCAACAGCATTTACGTTCATCCTTTACTGGATGGGAGGGCTAAAACCCAATCCAACTACCTTCATCCTATCTCTCCTAGTAGTCCTCTACAACGTCCTCGTTTCCCAAAGTCTCGGGCTAGCTTTTGGTGCCTTACTAATGGATGTTAAACAAGCCACTACTTTAGCATCAGTCACAACATTGGTATTTCTAATTGCTGGAGGATACTACATTCAACAAATTCCCCCGTTCATCTTGTGGTTAAAATATTTGAGTTACAGCTACTATAGTTACAAGTTGCTTCTAGGGGTTCAATACAATGACAATGACTACTATGAATGTTCAAAAGGAGTCTATTGCCAAGTTGCAAATTTACCTGCCATTGAATCAGTAGGCTTAAACAATACGTGGATCGATGTCTCGGTCATGGCTGTGATGTTGATAGGCTACAGAGTTGTGGCTTATCTAGCACTCACTCGTGTACGATGA